The following are from one region of the Phycisphaeraceae bacterium genome:
- a CDS encoding N-6 DNA methylase, giving the protein MQNRRSVQRPFSRNWSSILSVTANSLSASSDLEALRRQLRTYEQALGRSKRKRLGQFFSGTRASSLLAALSIRGQVRTIVDPMAGHGDLLDAAALRCSSVGLSVQLTAVEIDPPTAELAGRRLGLCAEVGGHAAETIETNAFKPGLWTGDRSPGSFDLVITNPPYVRYQEHSSTRVAPGDRFDAGDVRAALRELVRMLPDRTEAKAWSALIEGYSGLADLSVPCWMLCSLLVKPGGTLALVVPQTWMNRDYAKIIQYVQLRFFEPLVVVEEHGVGWFEDALVPTTLVVSRRLPAHESLVPLSLRPETACTTTIAAIRPAAADSRSLVGRVFTGPDPDAAFAQWLLAPSPESADQIAVRRVPWAEQWRTVSAHCCHEHWFRAAGEYAALQPGVANTSRAPLPAPLQTALGQGTAPALTTFEALGFQIGQGLRTGCNQFFYVEAAGSDSDGGQRVRASDTLGGRTLCVPDEILKAVVRRQSDVPGFAVQAEAVLGRVLDLRGWCLPEHLGAAATLRPMPAALADLVRRASQTTIGPPERRVLIPELSAVRTNSRAGSGNERLFPGVGAPRHWYTLPDFAPRHHPSLFVARVNSGTPWFILNAPPPMLIDANFSTIYGSPRAMSPIVLLALLNSTWCRACTEFIGTPMGGGALKLEATQLRHLPLPVLSPEAMSPLQMLGEQLATSTTSRSEELTLAIDRIVLSALIPASETVEASLSRLRLIIADRRAQRSRAPREAVLFDHAD; this is encoded by the coding sequence GCAGCATTTTGTCCGTGACGGCGAACTCACTCTCAGCAAGTAGCGATCTCGAGGCTCTGCGGCGCCAACTGCGGACCTACGAGCAGGCGCTCGGCCGCTCGAAGCGCAAGCGGCTCGGGCAGTTCTTCTCTGGAACTCGGGCCTCTTCACTTTTGGCAGCGTTGTCCATCCGCGGCCAGGTGCGAACGATTGTCGACCCAATGGCAGGCCACGGAGACCTGCTTGATGCCGCGGCCTTGCGATGCAGCTCAGTGGGCCTCTCTGTCCAACTGACAGCGGTCGAGATCGATCCTCCCACCGCTGAACTCGCGGGCAGAAGGCTTGGCCTCTGCGCCGAAGTCGGAGGACATGCCGCGGAGACAATTGAAACCAACGCCTTCAAGCCGGGTCTTTGGACTGGCGACCGAAGTCCAGGCAGCTTCGACCTCGTGATAACGAATCCTCCGTACGTTCGCTACCAAGAGCACTCGTCCACCCGAGTCGCTCCCGGCGACCGTTTTGACGCTGGCGACGTTCGAGCCGCACTTCGCGAGCTTGTGCGCATGCTGCCAGATCGCACCGAGGCGAAGGCATGGTCCGCTCTGATCGAGGGCTACTCCGGTCTCGCTGACCTCTCGGTGCCCTGCTGGATGCTTTGCAGTTTGCTTGTCAAGCCGGGCGGCACTCTGGCACTCGTCGTCCCGCAGACTTGGATGAATCGCGACTACGCGAAGATCATCCAATACGTCCAACTTCGTTTTTTTGAACCGCTTGTCGTCGTGGAAGAGCACGGTGTCGGTTGGTTCGAAGATGCCCTCGTGCCAACGACACTCGTCGTCTCTCGCCGCCTGCCTGCGCACGAGTCCCTTGTGCCATTGTCCTTAAGACCAGAAACTGCATGCACAACCACGATTGCGGCAATTAGACCTGCCGCGGCTGACAGTCGTAGCCTTGTGGGCCGCGTCTTTACAGGTCCTGATCCGGACGCTGCTTTCGCCCAGTGGCTCCTTGCGCCATCCCCAGAATCCGCCGACCAAATCGCGGTCCGCCGAGTCCCCTGGGCAGAGCAGTGGCGGACTGTTTCCGCACATTGTTGTCATGAGCATTGGTTCCGAGCCGCGGGCGAGTACGCCGCCTTGCAGCCCGGAGTCGCCAACACCTCCCGCGCTCCGCTACCCGCACCTCTTCAGACTGCACTCGGTCAAGGGACGGCTCCGGCGCTCACGACCTTTGAGGCTCTCGGGTTCCAAATCGGACAGGGGCTTCGTACCGGCTGCAACCAGTTCTTCTACGTGGAAGCCGCCGGTTCGGATTCCGACGGCGGCCAACGCGTTCGCGCGAGCGACACACTCGGCGGTCGAACACTTTGCGTTCCCGACGAAATCCTCAAGGCTGTGGTTCGCCGGCAGAGCGACGTTCCCGGCTTTGCCGTTCAAGCCGAGGCGGTTCTCGGTCGAGTCCTCGACCTGCGCGGATGGTGCTTGCCCGAACACCTTGGAGCCGCCGCAACTTTGCGGCCGATGCCTGCCGCACTCGCGGATCTCGTCCGCCGGGCCTCCCAGACGACAATCGGTCCTCCAGAGCGGCGTGTGCTTATTCCCGAACTCTCCGCAGTCAGAACCAATAGCCGCGCCGGCTCAGGAAACGAACGCCTCTTTCCCGGTGTCGGCGCTCCGCGCCACTGGTACACACTCCCTGATTTCGCACCTCGACATCATCCGTCCCTCTTTGTCGCCCGCGTCAACTCAGGCACGCCGTGGTTCATTCTGAACGCGCCGCCGCCCATGCTTATCGACGCCAATTTCTCCACGATCTATGGCAGTCCAAGGGCGATGTCACCGATCGTTCTGCTAGCACTTCTCAATTCCACATGGTGCCGAGCCTGCACCGAGTTCATTGGCACGCCGATGGGCGGCGGCGCTCTGAAGCTTGAGGCGACGCAGCTTCGTCACTTGCCACTTCCCGTGCTCTCGCCCGAGGCGATGTCACCGCTCCAAATGCTCGGAGAGCAGTTGGCTACGTCCACAACATCTCGTTCAGAGGAACTCACGCTTGCCATCGACCGGATTGTTCTGAGCGCTCTGATTCCGGCATCCGAGACGGTGGAAGCGTCACTCTCGCGACTCCGATTGATCATCGCAGACCGTCGCGCCCAGCGCTCTCGGGCTCCAAGGGAGGCGGTGCTCTTTGACCACGCCGATTGA
- a CDS encoding phospholipase D family protein, whose protein sequence is MELILQDETSPGVVLDALISLADQRIDQLRIAVAYTTLGGSELLMPQWRQRVGDVAWQALPKVLITSVDFGLTDPAALALWAQQPNTRVRLANAHLLAGGHLRPAEAFHPKLYLLDHAGSQSCVMGSANLSRRALTINTESVARARGVPELMRQADWDHLEAATTPLDDQLLGQYEALRPQPPAFQADEPPAPVALAPAAIPAFPDEVDAGRLDPAAFDRFWLEAGSMTTGGSRNILEVPRHANRFFGFNFNNYADQHIVIGHPVLTLGPRRWNDRQLAWHGAPQMNKMERLTLPTAAQGGPLYPNTAVLFRRHGQEFELEVADWDSAIAVAWRNASVGHGHIFRLGGRGPRVCGLL, encoded by the coding sequence ATGGAGCTGATCCTCCAGGACGAAACCTCTCCTGGCGTCGTGCTTGACGCCTTGATATCGCTTGCCGACCAGAGGATCGATCAGCTTCGCATTGCCGTTGCCTACACGACTCTGGGAGGCTCTGAGTTATTGATGCCGCAATGGCGTCAGCGAGTCGGAGACGTGGCGTGGCAGGCTCTGCCCAAGGTGCTGATTACATCGGTGGACTTTGGACTGACGGATCCGGCAGCGTTGGCTCTATGGGCGCAACAGCCAAATACGCGCGTTCGACTCGCGAACGCTCATCTCTTGGCGGGCGGTCATCTCCGACCCGCCGAGGCGTTCCACCCGAAGCTCTACTTGTTGGATCACGCGGGTAGTCAATCGTGCGTCATGGGGTCGGCCAACCTCAGCCGGCGCGCATTGACGATCAACACGGAGAGTGTGGCCCGCGCGCGTGGCGTGCCTGAGTTGATGCGTCAGGCGGACTGGGATCACCTTGAGGCAGCCACGACGCCGCTCGACGATCAGTTGCTAGGGCAATACGAGGCACTTCGCCCGCAGCCGCCCGCGTTTCAGGCTGATGAACCACCTGCGCCTGTGGCGCTAGCGCCGGCGGCGATTCCAGCCTTTCCGGACGAAGTCGATGCGGGGCGCCTTGATCCTGCGGCATTTGACCGGTTCTGGCTCGAAGCCGGATCAATGACCACAGGCGGCTCGCGGAACATCCTTGAAGTCCCGCGGCACGCGAACCGCTTCTTTGGCTTCAACTTCAACAACTACGCCGACCAGCACATCGTGATCGGACACCCAGTTCTGACGCTTGGGCCGCGTCGTTGGAACGATCGGCAACTCGCCTGGCACGGCGCGCCGCAAATGAACAAGATGGAAAGGCTCACGCTTCCGACGGCCGCTCAAGGCGGTCCGTTGTATCCCAATACGGCGGTGCTATTCCGCCGCCACGGCCAAGAGTTTGAGCTTGAAGTCGCTGACTGGGATAGCGCAATCGCTGTCGCATGGCGCAATGCGTCCGTCGGTCACGGCCACATCTTTCGGCTTGGTGGACGAGGCCCGCGAGTCTGCGGATTGCTCTGA
- a CDS encoding AAA family ATPase: protein MINRLQLIRNIGQFDSVNGAANIALSRLTLVYAENGKGKTTLAAILRSLGTNDPIPITERARFGAQHPPHVVLECAGGPPAAMFQNGVWNRSLGTVVVFDDQFVDQNVYSGLVVGTEHRQRLHEFILGAQGIALNQRLQDLVAQIEVHNGQLRAKGTAIPAVERGPYSVDEFCNLPNRADIDAAIQAAERSLAAAREQDAVRNTAEFAAISLPAFDTAAIEAILQLDLPALDADAAARVQGHLGRIGAGGEAWIGEGMSRIPQAPAEGGDAMCPFCAQDLSASDLITHYRVYFSTSYEQLKRSIADALATNTRVHGGDIPPAFERSIRVTVERGQFWSRFCDVPEFGIDTAAIARDWRDARDAVSAALTAKQAAPLERATLSEEARAAVAAYDRHRAAMTALSDQLQLANAAIRIVKEGAAAGNAAALSNDVARLKAVKSRHVAPTSALCQAYLDEKAAKAVTETQREQARAALDQYRTNVFPACQTAINVYLQRFNAGFRLDSMTSANTRGGSVCTYSVIINNTSVPIGGTPPPPGTPSFRSTLSAGDRNTLALAFFFASLDQDPALALRIVVIDDPMTSLDEHRSLTTVQEVRNLVQRVQQVIVLSHSKAFLCAIWQNANRQVCTPLIVVESPPGSTISAWTIGDDCVTEYDRQHKRLRDYRPGNAATSRLVAQDLRHVLEGFLRRCCPAHFLPGEVLGDLRRKIRDLPAGSPAILSASAVAELDAICEYANRFHHNTNPAWETEAVNETELRGWVARVIAFVSK from the coding sequence GTGATCAATCGTTTGCAGCTCATCAGGAATATTGGACAGTTCGACTCCGTGAATGGCGCCGCGAACATCGCCCTGTCACGATTGACACTGGTATATGCGGAGAATGGAAAGGGAAAGACCACGCTTGCGGCGATCCTTCGCTCGCTGGGGACCAATGACCCCATACCCATCACCGAGCGAGCCCGGTTTGGCGCACAGCATCCCCCTCATGTAGTTCTTGAATGCGCGGGGGGCCCGCCAGCCGCCATGTTCCAGAATGGCGTGTGGAACCGGTCCCTCGGCACGGTCGTCGTCTTTGATGACCAGTTTGTCGACCAGAATGTTTACTCGGGCCTTGTCGTCGGCACCGAGCATCGCCAGCGCCTCCACGAGTTCATCCTAGGCGCGCAGGGCATCGCGCTGAATCAGAGGCTTCAGGACCTTGTCGCGCAGATCGAGGTGCACAATGGCCAACTACGCGCCAAGGGAACCGCCATCCCAGCCGTAGAGCGCGGCCCCTACTCCGTGGACGAGTTCTGCAACCTCCCCAATCGCGCCGACATCGATGCGGCGATCCAAGCGGCCGAGCGGAGCCTTGCAGCAGCTCGCGAGCAGGACGCGGTTCGTAACACCGCCGAGTTCGCCGCCATTTCTCTTCCCGCTTTCGACACCGCTGCAATCGAGGCGATTCTTCAGCTCGACTTGCCAGCGCTTGACGCGGACGCAGCTGCCCGCGTTCAGGGGCACCTAGGCAGGATCGGAGCGGGCGGCGAAGCATGGATCGGCGAAGGAATGTCACGCATCCCGCAAGCACCGGCGGAAGGCGGTGACGCGATGTGTCCGTTCTGTGCGCAGGACCTTTCCGCATCGGACTTGATCACGCACTACCGCGTCTATTTCAGCACGTCGTATGAACAGTTGAAGCGCTCTATCGCGGATGCGCTCGCGACAAACACTCGGGTGCATGGAGGCGATATCCCGCCAGCGTTCGAGCGGTCCATCCGGGTCACGGTCGAGCGAGGGCAGTTTTGGTCCCGATTCTGCGATGTGCCGGAGTTCGGTATCGATACAGCCGCGATCGCGCGAGACTGGCGCGACGCCCGTGACGCCGTATCGGCTGCGCTGACCGCGAAACAGGCAGCACCTTTGGAACGGGCGACCCTCTCCGAAGAAGCCCGGGCCGCGGTCGCCGCGTACGACCGGCACCGGGCGGCGATGACTGCACTGAGCGACCAATTACAGCTGGCAAACGCCGCGATTAGGATCGTGAAGGAGGGAGCAGCCGCGGGCAACGCGGCCGCTTTGTCCAACGACGTGGCGCGATTGAAGGCAGTCAAGTCCAGACACGTTGCCCCGACCAGTGCGCTGTGTCAGGCATACTTGGATGAGAAGGCGGCCAAGGCGGTAACAGAAACACAGCGTGAGCAAGCGCGAGCCGCACTGGATCAGTACCGAACGAACGTCTTTCCGGCTTGCCAGACCGCGATCAACGTTTACCTTCAGCGATTCAATGCCGGATTCCGTCTGGACAGCATGACTTCCGCCAACACGCGCGGAGGGTCAGTGTGTACCTACAGCGTGATCATCAACAACACGAGCGTACCGATCGGCGGGACACCGCCCCCGCCGGGCACGCCGTCGTTCCGAAGCACGCTCAGTGCAGGAGACCGCAACACGCTCGCCCTGGCCTTTTTCTTCGCTTCGCTGGATCAAGACCCTGCGCTCGCTTTGAGGATTGTGGTAATTGATGATCCGATGACCAGCCTTGATGAGCACCGGTCGCTTACCACCGTTCAGGAAGTCCGCAATCTTGTTCAGAGGGTCCAACAGGTCATCGTGCTCTCGCACTCCAAGGCGTTCTTGTGCGCAATCTGGCAGAACGCCAATCGGCAGGTGTGCACACCCTTGATTGTCGTGGAGTCGCCGCCGGGTTCGACCATCTCCGCGTGGACGATTGGAGACGATTGCGTCACAGAATACGACCGCCAGCACAAGCGACTGCGCGACTATCGCCCCGGTAACGCTGCCACCTCTCGACTTGTCGCTCAGGACCTACGGCACGTGCTGGAAGGGTTCTTGCGTCGATGCTGCCCGGCTCACTTCCTGCCAGGTGAAGTGCTTGGCGACTTACGCCGCAAGATTCGAGACCTGCCCGCAGGAAGTCCCGCGATCCTCTCGGCATCGGCAGTCGCGGAATTGGATGCAATCTGCGAGTACGCCAACCGCTTTCACCACAACACGAATCCCGCATGGGAAACAGAGGCCGTCAACGAGACGGAACTTCGTGGGTGGGTCGCGCGGGTGATTGCCTTTGTGAGCAAGTAG